In Sphingobacterium sp. PCS056, the following proteins share a genomic window:
- a CDS encoding bifunctional precorrin-2 dehydrogenase/sirohydrochlorin ferrochelatase, translated as MNTLFPIFIKPDQIQILLVGGGPIGLEKFQAIIQNNDQAQITVIATEICCEFKIILMQYAHIKFEERDFVESDLDHKHLVMLATNNHELNDQIRALASARFILLNAADKPELCDFYLGSIVKKGNLKIAISTNGKSPTIAKRVKELLQNMLPEEIDDTLELMSQLRDQLKGDFQAKVNALNEHTKSLIERDGDQ; from the coding sequence ATGAATACGCTATTTCCAATTTTTATCAAGCCAGATCAAATTCAGATCCTATTAGTAGGTGGTGGACCGATTGGTTTAGAAAAATTTCAAGCGATCATTCAAAATAATGATCAAGCACAGATCACCGTGATCGCTACTGAAATATGCTGCGAGTTTAAGATTATATTAATGCAATATGCGCATATAAAATTTGAAGAGCGTGATTTTGTGGAGTCTGATCTAGATCATAAGCATCTGGTGATGTTAGCGACAAATAACCATGAACTCAATGATCAGATCAGAGCGTTAGCCAGTGCTCGCTTTATTTTGCTGAATGCAGCTGATAAGCCTGAGTTATGTGATTTTTATCTGGGATCTATTGTAAAAAAAGGAAATTTAAAAATTGCGATTTCGACAAATGGGAAATCGCCAACTATAGCAAAACGGGTGAAGGAACTGTTGCAGAATATGCTTCCTGAAGAAATTGATGATACGTTGGAGTTGATGAGTCAACTGCGGGATCAATTGAAGGGAGATTTTCAAGCGAAAGTAAATGCACTTAATGAACATACTAAATCATTGATTGAGCGAGATGGAGATCAGTAA
- a CDS encoding efflux RND transporter permease subunit, translating to MFDVYIKRPILSLVISLFITLLGLLALFTLPVTQFPDIVPPSVVVTANYTGANAEVSTNAVAIPLERAINGVAGMTSMNTVSTNNGTTLIQVVFKVGIDPDIAAVNVQNRVTTVLDELPEEVTRAGVTTEKEVNSMLMYLNLYTEDETADERFIYNFTDINVLKELKRIEGVGFAQIMGMRDYAMRVWVKPDRLAAYNISTDELIASLRKQNIEAAPGQTGISSDKMVNMQQYVLRYPGKFSEPEEYANVPIRANSDGTIIRIKDVAEIEFGSLDYEMVSKTDGRPSASIMLKQLPGSNAQDVIKRVKDRMAELQKATFPAGMKYTMGYDVSRFLDASISSVIKTLLEAFLLVFIVVFIFLQNFRATLIPILAVPVSLIGSLFCMQMLGFSINLLTLFALVLAIGIVIDNGIVVVEAVFAKMEEENLPPMEATLAAMKEVGTAVIAITLVMSAVFIPVAFLDGPVGIFYRQFSLTLASAIIISGINALTLTPALCALMLKNPHDQKEKNNWMTRFFKKFNSAYDKLAGKYRGFLSKTVSRRGLTVLVLVLSFIATWGTSAILPSGFIPTEDQGMVYVSVTTPPGATVDRTEKALDEVDRISRSLESVETVSTLAGYSILTEVSGSSYGMGMINLKSWEDRSQTVDDVMNELKEKTAHIADAQIEFFPPPTVPGFGNAAGFEVRLLDKTGTEDLNKTAVVLEDFMNKLNASESIESVSSGFDVNFPQYMLEIDYDLAAKKGISVDNAMNTLQTLMGSFYATNFIRYGQMYKVMVQADAHYRKQPEDVLNLFVKTDNGEMVPYSAFMTMKRVFGPEQITRYNMFTSAMINGQPAAGFSTGQAIETIQEIAKTLPQGYSIEWSGMTKEQIASGDQTIYIFALVLLFVYLLLAAQYESFFLPLPVILCIPAGMFGAFLFLKLLGLENNIYAQVALVMLIGLLGKNAILIVEYAVLKNKQGMSIVQAAIDGAIARLRPILMTSFAFVAGLIPLMFSSGASAIGNRTIGTASVGGMLIGTIIGVLIIPALYVLCSKKPKKVNQKKAGTIASIVLVLLLVSSCSVPKNLTALQSTVLPEKFSPTTSKTDTSIGQIPWRKVFEDKKLIALIDSALVYNYDLQMAIKRIEIAQASFRQKKAALFPKVNAEVGAGLTKYGFYTEEGIGNYDSNFSENLKSDEKIPSPAIPDYFVGLRSSWEIDVWGKLKNLRQSSYENYLAQLEAKQLIATELVSNIGSAYYQLISLDNQLAVFEKNLKLQEKALAIIEVQKEAGRATALAVQQFKAILANSKSDRAKTKQEISILENHINFLIGRVNKPIERTAIKLEEVHLFDKLASGDPALMLALRPDIREASHQMISAMHEVHAAKAAFLPAVVLSPFIGLNSFSFDKLIDINKSATYGLFGGITAPIFNQRELKTQYEQYKGNYGIAFLNYEKIVLQAYNEVSNALLTEDHIIDRFQHKNEQVVALESSVDSAHDLFLAGRINYLEIITSQRESLAAQIEQVNILEEKILNQLVLYKALGGGWQ from the coding sequence ATGTTTGATGTTTATATAAAAAGACCTATCCTATCGTTGGTTATATCATTATTTATAACCTTATTGGGATTATTGGCCTTATTTACATTACCTGTTACCCAGTTTCCAGATATTGTTCCTCCTTCTGTGGTTGTCACAGCAAACTATACAGGTGCCAATGCTGAAGTCAGTACCAATGCTGTTGCGATTCCATTGGAGCGTGCTATAAACGGTGTTGCAGGTATGACCTCTATGAATACAGTATCGACCAATAATGGTACGACGCTGATTCAGGTGGTATTTAAAGTGGGTATCGATCCCGATATTGCGGCAGTGAATGTGCAAAATCGCGTCACCACTGTACTTGATGAACTTCCAGAAGAAGTAACCCGCGCCGGAGTAACAACAGAGAAGGAAGTAAATAGTATGTTGATGTATTTAAATCTTTATACCGAAGATGAAACTGCAGATGAGCGTTTTATTTACAACTTCACCGATATCAATGTGCTCAAAGAGCTAAAGCGCATTGAAGGTGTCGGTTTTGCTCAAATCATGGGCATGCGCGATTATGCGATGCGTGTTTGGGTCAAGCCAGATCGATTGGCTGCTTACAATATATCAACCGATGAGTTGATTGCCTCCTTGCGAAAACAAAATATTGAAGCAGCTCCAGGGCAGACCGGTATCAGCTCCGATAAAATGGTCAATATGCAGCAATATGTGCTCCGTTATCCTGGCAAATTTTCAGAACCTGAAGAATATGCCAATGTACCCATTCGTGCCAATTCAGATGGAACCATTATCCGCATAAAAGATGTTGCCGAAATTGAATTTGGCTCTTTAGATTACGAAATGGTTTCAAAAACCGACGGTAGACCATCAGCGTCCATCATGCTGAAACAATTACCAGGTTCCAATGCTCAAGATGTAATTAAACGTGTCAAAGATCGCATGGCCGAACTGCAAAAAGCGACTTTTCCTGCTGGGATGAAGTATACCATGGGCTATGACGTCTCCCGATTTTTAGATGCATCGATTTCCAGTGTGATCAAAACATTGTTGGAGGCATTTTTATTGGTATTTATTGTTGTATTTATTTTCCTACAGAATTTTAGAGCGACATTAATTCCGATATTAGCTGTTCCAGTCAGTTTGATCGGATCCCTATTTTGCATGCAGATGCTCGGATTCTCGATCAATCTATTGACCTTATTTGCACTCGTACTCGCTATTGGTATTGTGATCGACAATGGTATTGTAGTCGTCGAGGCCGTATTTGCAAAGATGGAGGAAGAAAATCTGCCACCGATGGAAGCTACCCTTGCTGCAATGAAAGAAGTCGGTACAGCCGTGATAGCGATTACGCTGGTTATGTCAGCTGTATTTATACCTGTAGCCTTCCTAGATGGACCGGTCGGTATTTTTTATAGACAATTCTCTCTCACATTAGCCTCTGCCATTATCATTTCTGGTATCAATGCATTGACATTGACACCTGCATTATGTGCGCTGATGTTAAAGAATCCACACGATCAGAAAGAGAAAAATAACTGGATGACGCGATTCTTTAAAAAATTCAATAGTGCATACGATAAATTAGCAGGCAAATACCGTGGGTTTCTATCCAAAACCGTTAGCCGTAGAGGACTTACAGTCCTGGTATTGGTCCTATCTTTTATAGCGACTTGGGGAACCAGTGCGATCTTACCATCCGGGTTTATCCCAACAGAAGATCAGGGAATGGTCTATGTCAGTGTAACCACTCCTCCTGGGGCTACTGTAGACCGTACTGAAAAAGCATTGGATGAAGTCGACCGGATCTCCAGAAGTTTAGAATCTGTTGAAACCGTTTCCACACTAGCAGGCTATAGCATCTTAACCGAGGTGTCCGGATCATCATACGGCATGGGGATGATCAACTTAAAATCGTGGGAAGACCGCTCACAGACGGTCGATGATGTGATGAATGAGCTCAAAGAAAAAACAGCACATATCGCCGATGCCCAAATTGAGTTCTTCCCTCCGCCTACCGTTCCCGGATTTGGTAATGCTGCAGGTTTTGAAGTTCGCTTACTGGACAAAACAGGAACCGAGGATTTAAATAAAACTGCTGTCGTACTTGAAGATTTTATGAATAAGCTCAATGCCAGCGAGTCTATTGAGAGCGTTTCTTCGGGATTTGACGTTAATTTCCCCCAATATATGCTAGAAATAGACTATGATTTGGCAGCCAAGAAGGGCATATCAGTCGATAATGCAATGAATACATTGCAAACCTTAATGGGTAGTTTCTACGCCACCAATTTCATTCGCTATGGCCAGATGTATAAAGTAATGGTTCAAGCAGATGCACATTATCGAAAGCAACCTGAAGATGTACTGAATCTTTTTGTCAAAACCGACAATGGCGAAATGGTGCCATATTCAGCATTTATGACGATGAAACGTGTATTTGGTCCAGAGCAGATTACACGTTATAATATGTTTACAAGTGCTATGATCAATGGTCAGCCAGCGGCAGGGTTCAGTACAGGACAAGCAATAGAAACAATACAAGAAATAGCGAAAACACTACCACAGGGGTATAGTATCGAATGGTCGGGTATGACCAAAGAGCAAATCGCTTCCGGCGACCAGACGATTTATATCTTTGCCTTAGTGTTATTGTTTGTTTATCTATTATTAGCCGCTCAGTACGAGAGCTTCTTTCTGCCCCTGCCCGTTATATTATGTATTCCAGCAGGAATGTTTGGAGCCTTCCTATTCTTAAAATTATTAGGTCTAGAAAACAACATCTATGCGCAGGTCGCACTCGTCATGTTAATCGGTCTTTTAGGGAAAAATGCTATTTTGATTGTCGAATACGCAGTACTTAAAAACAAGCAAGGCATGTCTATTGTACAGGCTGCTATCGATGGAGCCATCGCCCGTTTAAGACCGATTTTAATGACCTCGTTTGCTTTCGTCGCTGGTTTAATTCCCTTAATGTTCTCATCTGGTGCAAGTGCAATCGGAAATCGAACAATAGGTACAGCCTCTGTCGGTGGTATGTTGATTGGTACCATTATAGGGGTATTGATTATTCCAGCATTATATGTCCTTTGTTCCAAAAAACCTAAAAAGGTGAATCAGAAAAAAGCAGGTACCATCGCTTCTATCGTTCTAGTTTTACTATTGGTATCCAGCTGCTCCGTTCCAAAAAATCTGACAGCCCTGCAATCTACGGTACTGCCAGAAAAATTTTCGCCCACAACAAGTAAAACAGACACCTCTATTGGTCAGATTCCTTGGAGAAAAGTATTTGAAGACAAAAAGCTGATTGCACTGATCGATTCAGCATTAGTGTACAATTACGATTTACAGATGGCAATCAAGCGTATTGAAATCGCTCAAGCAAGTTTTAGACAGAAAAAAGCAGCCTTATTTCCCAAAGTAAATGCAGAGGTAGGCGCTGGATTGACAAAATATGGTTTCTATACTGAGGAAGGAATAGGTAATTACGATAGTAATTTTTCCGAAAACCTCAAATCAGACGAAAAGATACCATCGCCTGCTATTCCAGACTATTTTGTTGGACTGCGCAGTTCATGGGAAATCGATGTTTGGGGAAAATTAAAAAACCTGAGACAATCTTCTTATGAAAATTACCTAGCACAGCTCGAAGCAAAACAATTAATTGCCACAGAGCTAGTATCCAATATTGGTTCTGCTTATTATCAGCTGATCAGTTTGGATAATCAATTGGCTGTTTTTGAAAAGAATCTCAAGTTACAGGAAAAAGCCTTAGCCATCATTGAAGTTCAGAAAGAAGCAGGACGTGCCACAGCGTTAGCCGTTCAGCAGTTTAAAGCCATTCTTGCCAATTCAAAATCCGATCGTGCCAAGACAAAACAGGAAATCAGCATACTCGAAAATCATATCAATTTTCTAATTGGCAGAGTCAATAAACCAATTGAACGTACCGCTATCAAACTGGAGGAAGTGCATTTATTTGATAAGTTAGCTTCGGGAGATCCCGCATTGATGCTTGCTCTAAGGCCCGACATCCGTGAAGCATCGCATCAGATGATATCTGCGATGCACGAAGTGCATGCGGCAAAAGCGGCATTTCTCCCCGCAGTAGTATTGTCTCCATTTATCGGACTCAATTCCTTTAGTTTTGACAAATTGATAGATATCAATAAATCTGCCACTTATGGATTATTTGGAGGTATTACAGCACCCATTTTCAATCAAAGAGAATTGAAAACACAGTACGAGCAATATAAGGGAAACTACGGAATTGCTTTCCTCAACTATGAAAAGATCGTGCTGCAAGCTTACAATGAAGTTTCCAATGCGCTATTGACCGAAGACCATATTATTGATCGTTTTCAACATAAAAATGAACAAGTGGTCGCACTAGAATCTTCTGTAGATTCTGCACATGATCTATTTTTGGCAGGACGTATCAATTATTTAGAGATTATTACCAGTCAGAGAGAATCCCTAGCTGCTCAGATAGAGCAAGTCAACATTCTCGAAGAAAAAATCTTAAATCAATTGGTTCTTTACAAAGCCTTAGGTGGAGGTTGGCAATAA
- a CDS encoding phosphoadenylyl-sulfate reductase has protein sequence MEISNIKELLSGKQGVELLEAIAEHYPNQVVFSTSFGIEDQIITDWIGKSKVNIAVFTLDTGRLFKETYSLWSRTVERYALKIDTYYPNTEQIQEFVSQKGPNAFYESVENRKTCCYIRKIEPLQRALRGAKIWITGIRAEQSANRHDMDYIEYDQVNDIIKIHPLFDWTFDMVNDYIKGERIPYNVLHDKGFPSIGCAPCTRAVQEGEDFRAGRWWWEDQSKKECGLHVTTK, from the coding sequence ATGGAGATCAGTAACATTAAAGAACTTTTATCAGGTAAGCAGGGAGTCGAATTGCTTGAGGCTATTGCTGAGCACTATCCTAATCAGGTGGTGTTTTCGACATCTTTTGGTATCGAAGACCAGATCATCACCGATTGGATCGGAAAAAGCAAAGTGAATATTGCAGTTTTCACCTTGGATACTGGACGATTGTTTAAGGAGACGTATTCGCTATGGAGCAGAACGGTAGAACGATATGCATTGAAGATCGATACGTACTACCCGAATACAGAGCAAATCCAAGAATTTGTTTCGCAAAAGGGTCCAAATGCTTTTTATGAATCTGTTGAAAATAGAAAGACCTGCTGTTATATTCGTAAAATAGAACCGCTGCAAAGGGCATTGCGCGGAGCTAAAATCTGGATCACTGGGATTCGCGCTGAACAGTCTGCTAATCGTCATGATATGGACTATATTGAGTATGATCAGGTGAATGACATTATTAAAATTCATCCCTTGTTTGACTGGACTTTTGATATGGTGAATGATTATATTAAAGGGGAGCGTATCCCTTATAACGTGCTGCATGATAAAGGCTTCCCGAGCATAGGATGCGCACCCTGCACCCGTGCGGTACAAGAAGGTGAAGATTTTCGTGCCGGCCGCTGGTGGTGGGAAGATCAGAGTAAAAAGGAGTGTGGATTACATGTGACAACAAAATAA
- a CDS encoding YceI family protein yields the protein MKKTKWLIDSAHSSVQFRITYLVIASIRGSFNTFHGFAEWNDNFENAAIEFTIDANSINTNVEERDKHLKSADFFDTELYPTISFRSTTFKKINDEIFRLEGLLTMHGHTKLVELKVDYNGQIVDQYGMERISFDVTGKVSRWEFDMKYNSVLEANSLLIDEDIDISIHLLLHKEQ from the coding sequence ATGAAAAAAACAAAATGGCTTATAGACTCAGCCCATTCCTCGGTACAGTTTCGCATCACTTATCTGGTAATTGCTTCTATTAGAGGTAGTTTTAATACTTTTCATGGTTTTGCTGAATGGAATGATAATTTTGAAAATGCTGCTATAGAATTTACTATTGATGCTAATAGTATTAATACAAATGTCGAAGAAAGAGATAAACATCTGAAAAGTGCCGATTTTTTTGACACAGAATTGTATCCTACGATATCGTTTAGATCAACTACTTTTAAAAAAATTAATGATGAAATTTTTAGGCTTGAGGGTCTTTTGACTATGCATGGTCATACCAAGTTGGTAGAATTGAAGGTGGATTATAATGGTCAGATCGTGGATCAATATGGTATGGAAAGAATTTCTTTTGATGTAACTGGTAAAGTGAGTCGTTGGGAATTTGATATGAAGTATAATTCTGTTTTAGAGGCTAATAGTCTATTGATTGATGAAGACATTGATATATCAATTCATTTGTTACTGCATAAAGAACAATAA
- a CDS encoding efflux RND transporter periplasmic adaptor subunit — protein sequence MKTRSMSWYALSCLAILSACTAKSNDKQVSTAPKKVPVSNLVVMDTTIYKDYIADIQSVKNIELRSRLSGFLEHIYVDEGASVKKGQVLFRLSDDMYKADYARAKANFNTALTDVKKVMLELERTKDLAAKNIVSKTEVELLKLQYTAAESKVEEARSMMQQAKTQLDYTLVRAPFDGKIDRIPLKEGSLLEQGSLLTTVSSMNEVNVYFDISENEYLRIVSDSSFNHNSFNKDVKLILADGNTYPYSGKATIVESEFEKNTGSISLRAKFVNPQGMLKHGASGKISVPIQTGDTKFVHQKSVFEIQDKTYVYILNKDKTVSMKSFEAGQRVGHYYIVNAGLSDQDQIVYEGVQSLKDGMKVEVVPVKL from the coding sequence ATGAAAACACGTTCCATGTCTTGGTATGCACTGTCATGCCTTGCGATTTTATCTGCTTGTACAGCCAAAAGCAACGATAAGCAAGTTAGTACAGCTCCAAAAAAAGTGCCCGTTTCCAATCTAGTCGTGATGGATACAACAATTTACAAAGATTATATCGCTGATATACAATCGGTCAAAAATATTGAACTTCGATCTCGATTGAGTGGTTTTTTAGAACATATATATGTTGATGAAGGTGCATCTGTCAAAAAAGGACAAGTGCTGTTCAGATTGAGCGATGACATGTACAAAGCAGATTATGCGCGCGCGAAGGCTAATTTTAATACTGCTTTGACTGATGTTAAAAAAGTGATGCTAGAATTAGAACGTACCAAAGACCTTGCTGCTAAAAATATAGTGAGTAAAACAGAAGTTGAATTGCTCAAATTGCAATATACAGCTGCTGAGTCAAAGGTTGAAGAAGCGAGATCAATGATGCAGCAAGCGAAGACACAGCTCGATTATACATTAGTACGTGCTCCTTTTGACGGTAAGATCGATCGTATACCACTAAAAGAAGGATCACTCTTAGAACAAGGCTCCTTATTGACTACCGTGTCTTCGATGAACGAAGTGAATGTCTATTTTGATATCTCTGAAAATGAATACCTCCGTATCGTTTCAGATTCCTCATTTAACCACAATTCTTTCAATAAGGATGTAAAATTGATCCTTGCCGATGGCAATACCTATCCTTATTCTGGAAAAGCGACAATTGTAGAAAGTGAATTCGAAAAAAATACGGGATCCATTTCATTACGTGCAAAATTTGTCAATCCACAAGGAATGCTTAAGCATGGAGCATCTGGAAAAATATCTGTGCCGATTCAAACTGGAGACACAAAATTTGTTCACCAAAAGTCTGTCTTTGAAATTCAAGATAAAACTTACGTCTACATCTTGAATAAAGATAAAACCGTTTCAATGAAATCATTTGAAGCAGGTCAGCGCGTAGGCCATTACTACATCGTCAATGCAGGTTTATCAGATCAAGATCAGATTGTATACGAAGGGGTCCAATCATTAAAGGACGGTATGAAGGTAGAAGTTGTCCCAGTTAAATTGTAA
- a CDS encoding sulfate adenylyltransferase subunit 1, protein MKILKFITAGSVDDGKSTLIGRLLYDTDSILDDQLEAIKKANRKNNDGTVDLAILTDGLKAEREQGITIDVAYKYFQTENRKFIIADAPGHIQYTRNMITGASNSDLIIILVDARKGVIEQTKRHSFLAKLLALKKVLVCINKMDMVDYSEEVFETIKADYQVLAERLELKDVDFMPVSALKGDNIVNSSLHFDWYKGPSLLSYLETVEFDEVDNQAWRLPVQWVVRPQTDELHDYRGYAGRVVGNGLKVGDDVVILPSSVKSKIKRIELAGLDLDQAEDGQSVIVHLTDHVDISRGDTIVTARDAGLVERNIEANICWFDNKALDTNQIYLFQNFGRTTKVKINEIIHKVDINNQEYKYGEQIALNDIGRVQIKAAEDLSFDLYQDHQATGRGIIIDPRTNLTVAAVMIESVA, encoded by the coding sequence ATGAAAATTTTAAAATTTATAACGGCTGGTTCTGTTGATGATGGCAAAAGTACATTGATCGGCCGTTTACTATATGATACGGATTCGATATTAGACGATCAACTGGAAGCGATCAAAAAGGCCAACCGTAAAAATAACGATGGTACAGTTGATTTGGCAATTTTAACGGATGGACTAAAGGCGGAGCGGGAGCAAGGGATTACCATTGATGTTGCTTATAAATATTTTCAAACGGAAAATCGTAAGTTTATCATCGCTGATGCGCCAGGACACATACAATACACACGCAATATGATCACTGGGGCTTCCAACTCCGATCTTATCATTATATTAGTGGATGCACGCAAAGGTGTGATCGAACAAACAAAGCGTCATTCTTTCTTAGCTAAATTATTGGCTTTGAAGAAAGTACTGGTTTGTATCAATAAAATGGATATGGTGGACTACAGTGAGGAGGTATTTGAAACCATCAAGGCAGATTACCAAGTGCTGGCAGAACGATTAGAATTGAAGGACGTTGATTTTATGCCTGTTTCGGCATTGAAAGGTGATAATATCGTGAATTCTTCACTTCATTTTGATTGGTATAAGGGACCTTCGTTGCTTTCTTATTTGGAAACTGTTGAATTTGATGAGGTGGACAACCAAGCATGGCGCTTGCCTGTACAATGGGTTGTAAGGCCGCAGACGGATGAACTACATGACTATCGTGGATATGCTGGACGTGTGGTGGGAAATGGCTTGAAAGTTGGTGATGATGTCGTTATTTTACCTTCTTCGGTCAAAAGTAAAATTAAAAGAATTGAACTAGCAGGACTGGATTTGGATCAGGCGGAAGATGGACAATCTGTGATCGTTCATCTGACCGATCATGTTGATATCAGCCGGGGTGATACCATCGTAACCGCTCGTGATGCAGGTCTAGTGGAACGAAATATCGAGGCGAATATCTGTTGGTTTGATAATAAGGCTCTGGATACGAATCAGATCTATCTTTTTCAAAATTTTGGTCGAACAACGAAAGTTAAAATTAACGAAATCATTCATAAGGTCGACATCAACAATCAGGAGTATAAGTATGGTGAACAGATCGCGCTCAATGATATCGGTCGTGTTCAGATCAAGGCTGCTGAAGATCTTTCATTTGATCTTTATCAAGATCATCAGGCCACGGGACGGGGAATCATCATTGATCCGCGTACCAATCTAACGGTTGCGGCTGTTATGATCGAAAGTGTTGCCTAG
- the cysD gene encoding sulfate adenylyltransferase subunit CysD, whose protein sequence is MDYLDQLEAESIYILREVAGQFENPALLFSGGKDSITLVHLALKAFRPGKFPFPLVHIDTGHNFPETIAYRDWLIEQIGEKLIVGHVQDSIDAGKVIEQKGKNASRNALQTVTLLDTIAENGFDACIGGARRDEEKARAKERVFSVRDEFGQWDPKRQRPELWNIFNGKINKGENVRVFPISNWTELDVWNYIKRENIQLPSIYFSHEREVITRNGQLMAAAPFLNIDEEDVIETKSVRFRTVGDMTCTAAVDSVATALDDIIAEIKASTVSERGARMDDKVSEAAMEDRKKQGYF, encoded by the coding sequence ATGGATTATTTAGATCAACTAGAAGCAGAATCAATCTATATATTACGTGAAGTGGCTGGACAGTTTGAAAATCCTGCCCTCTTATTTTCAGGGGGAAAAGATTCGATTACGTTGGTTCATTTGGCATTAAAGGCATTTAGACCAGGTAAATTTCCTTTTCCTTTGGTACATATAGATACTGGGCATAATTTCCCTGAAACAATCGCTTACCGCGATTGGTTGATCGAGCAGATCGGTGAAAAACTGATTGTAGGTCATGTACAGGATAGTATCGATGCCGGTAAAGTGATAGAACAAAAGGGTAAAAATGCAAGTAGAAATGCATTGCAAACGGTGACGCTGTTGGATACCATAGCGGAAAATGGTTTTGATGCTTGTATCGGTGGTGCTCGTCGTGATGAGGAAAAAGCGAGGGCAAAAGAACGCGTGTTTTCTGTGCGTGATGAATTTGGACAATGGGATCCGAAGCGCCAACGTCCTGAACTATGGAATATATTTAACGGAAAAATCAATAAAGGAGAGAATGTCCGTGTATTTCCCATATCAAACTGGACAGAACTGGACGTTTGGAATTATATCAAACGGGAAAATATTCAGCTACCGAGTATATACTTTAGCCATGAGCGTGAAGTGATCACGCGTAATGGTCAGTTGATGGCTGCTGCTCCTTTCTTAAATATTGATGAGGAGGACGTGATCGAAACGAAATCGGTACGATTTAGAACTGTAGGTGACATGACTTGTACAGCAGCTGTGGATTCTGTAGCGACTGCACTAGACGATATCATTGCCGAAATCAAAGCTTCCACGGTTAGTGAACGCGGAGCAAGGATGGATGATAAGGTGTCGGAAGCGGCAATGGAAGATCGTAAAAAACAAGGGTACTTCTAA
- the cobA gene encoding uroporphyrinogen-III C-methyltransferase — protein MNIKPKVTLVGAGPGDPELISLKGIKAIKSADVILYDALVDESLLDFASENCTKIYVGKRAEQLSTSQDQINQLLVDYACTHGHVVRLKGGDPFVFGRGGEELDFVSQFDIETAVVPGISSSIGLTGLQKIPLTFRGISESFWVITGSTTAGKLSEDLYAAVKTNATVVVLMGFGKLTEIVELYRKHGKENLPIALIQNGSTPDEKIIMGTINDILDETQEKRIGVPAIIVLGEVVSKHPNFKNIVEKYATA, from the coding sequence ATGAATATTAAACCCAAAGTAACCTTGGTCGGAGCTGGTCCTGGAGATCCTGAATTGATCAGTTTAAAAGGTATAAAGGCAATCAAATCTGCCGATGTGATTTTATATGATGCCTTAGTTGATGAAAGTCTATTGGATTTTGCTAGTGAAAATTGCACAAAAATATATGTAGGAAAACGGGCGGAACAGCTCTCTACTTCACAAGACCAGATCAATCAGCTATTGGTTGATTATGCATGCACACATGGTCATGTGGTGCGTCTGAAAGGTGGCGATCCATTTGTCTTTGGCCGTGGTGGTGAAGAGCTGGATTTTGTGAGCCAATTTGACATTGAAACAGCTGTTGTCCCAGGTATCTCTTCGAGCATCGGGCTTACTGGTTTGCAAAAAATTCCGTTGACTTTCCGCGGCATAAGTGAAAGTTTTTGGGTGATCACGGGGTCTACGACTGCTGGTAAACTGTCTGAAGATCTATATGCTGCTGTTAAAACCAATGCTACAGTTGTAGTTTTGATGGGTTTTGGAAAGCTGACGGAGATCGTGGAATTGTATAGAAAGCATGGCAAAGAAAATCTTCCCATTGCGTTGATCCAAAATGGCTCTACGCCAGATGAGAAAATTATAATGGGCACTATTAATGATATTTTGGATGAAACGCAAGAAAAACGTATTGGTGTTCCTGCAATAATTGTATTGGGAGAAGTGGTTTCGAAACATCCCAATTTCAAAAATATCGTAGAAAAATATGCAACAGCTTAA